Proteins from one Oncorhynchus gorbuscha isolate QuinsamMale2020 ecotype Even-year linkage group LG18, OgorEven_v1.0, whole genome shotgun sequence genomic window:
- the LOC124003649 gene encoding CDGSH iron-sulfur domain-containing protein 3, mitochondrial-like, producing MNTIMSDRVRKLVSATLIQPWTWPIITAPKVQLSSLSSEPVIASKKPFKVELVGGKRYSWCTCGHSKKQPFCDGTHKTKAQGLMPLRFIPEKDSKAWLCGCKYTANPPYCDGTHKQEFIQSALFPENTDS from the exons ATGAACACGATCATGTCAGACAGAGTGCGCAAATTAGTTTCTGCAACCTTGATACAACCTTGGACGTGGCCGATTATTACTGCCCCAAAG GTCCAGCTCTCCAGTCTATCCAGTGAGCCTGTCATCGCTTCCAAAAAGCCTTTCAAGGTGGAGCTTGTAGGGGGAAAGCGTTACTCATGGTGCACTTGTGGACACAGCAAGAAACAG CCTTTCTGTGATGGAACCCACAAGACTAAAGCCCAGGGCCTGATGCCTCTGCGCTTCATCCCTGAGAAGGACTCCAAAGCTTGGCTGTGTGGCTGCAAGTACACCGCTAACCCACCATACTGCGATGGCACTCACAAGCAGGAATTCATCCAGTCTGCCCTGTTCCCAGAGAACACCGACTCCTGA